Proteins encoded in a region of the Psychromicrobium lacuslunae genome:
- a CDS encoding ABC transporter permease subunit, whose protein sequence is MSSTTVELRRVPLPLFSKAMTDSWRSLIGWMIGLGAASALYLPLYPAIGGNSQMKDLLSSLPPELTKAIGYDDIASGAGYVQATLFGLIGFLLTSIAAVSWGASAIGGDEEAGQLELTLAHGVTRTQIAVERYAALLLRILLLGAWVFLLVALLNGPAQTNLDLVKLLGGSALFAGLALLTGSAAFMAGALTGRRVWGIGIGAFVAVAGYVFNAIGNQSKDLQWLHAFSPISWAYSDKPLVNGANGWALLALYGLSLLFAAVSVIALRRRDIGV, encoded by the coding sequence ATGAGCAGCACGACAGTTGAGCTGCGGCGAGTTCCGCTGCCGCTCTTTAGCAAAGCAATGACTGACTCTTGGCGATCCCTGATCGGCTGGATGATCGGCCTCGGCGCGGCCAGCGCCCTATACCTACCGCTCTACCCCGCCATTGGCGGCAATTCGCAGATGAAAGACTTGCTCTCCTCGCTGCCACCGGAGCTGACGAAAGCGATCGGCTATGACGATATTGCCTCGGGAGCTGGCTATGTCCAGGCCACGCTGTTTGGCTTGATTGGCTTCCTGCTGACTTCCATCGCGGCAGTGAGCTGGGGTGCTAGTGCGATCGGCGGCGATGAGGAGGCGGGGCAACTGGAGCTGACCCTGGCGCACGGCGTAACCCGGACTCAGATCGCAGTGGAACGCTATGCTGCATTGCTGCTTCGTATTCTGCTACTGGGCGCTTGGGTCTTTCTGCTTGTCGCGTTGCTCAACGGTCCGGCGCAAACCAATCTTGACCTCGTCAAATTACTCGGCGGCAGCGCTCTGTTCGCTGGCCTAGCTCTGCTCACCGGATCGGCGGCATTTATGGCCGGGGCGCTCACCGGACGTCGGGTCTGGGGCATTGGCATTGGCGCTTTTGTCGCCGTTGCCGGCTACGTCTTCAACGCGATTGGCAACCAATCGAAAGATCTTCAGTGGTTGCATGCCTTCTCCCCCATCAGCTGGGCATATAGCGATAAACCACTCGTCAATGGGGCTAACGGCTGGGCACTGCTGGCGCTCTATGGGCTGTCGTTACTGTTTGCCGCAGTCTCGGTGATCGCCTTACGCCGTCGCGATATCGGGGTCTAA
- a CDS encoding MFS transporter, protein MLKQPIAVWATAIAAVFAFMGIGLVDPILPAIASNLKASPSEVSLLFTSYFLVTAIAMLITGWVSSRIGGKKTLLIGLALIVVFASLSGISNTVGELVGFRAGWGLGNALFVATALAVIVGVASGGTATAIILYEAALGLGISLGPLLGALLGGWQWRAPFFGTATAMAVAFIACLVLLPKMAPPAVKTRLRDPLLALGHKGLRFTAGSALFYNFGFFTILAFTPFILGMDAYGIGAVFFGWGVCLAITSVFVAPVLQRRFGTTQVVSATLVLLALVLIAIGFAAGHSVPLVVILVIFSGALLGINNTLYTELAMGVSDAPRPVASAGYNFVRWMGGALAPFIAAQLGEHFGEQVPFFVAAVAIVIGIAVVVLGRKHLAGVASEH, encoded by the coding sequence ATGCTCAAACAGCCCATTGCGGTCTGGGCCACCGCAATTGCAGCGGTCTTTGCCTTTATGGGAATTGGCCTGGTGGATCCGATTCTGCCCGCCATTGCGAGCAACCTGAAAGCTAGCCCTTCCGAAGTTTCGCTGCTTTTCACCAGCTACTTTCTGGTCACCGCGATCGCCATGCTGATTACCGGCTGGGTATCCTCGCGGATTGGGGGTAAGAAAACGCTGTTGATCGGGCTGGCCTTGATTGTGGTCTTCGCTTCACTCTCGGGTATCTCGAATACGGTCGGTGAGTTGGTCGGCTTCCGAGCCGGCTGGGGCTTGGGAAACGCGCTCTTCGTGGCTACCGCGCTCGCCGTTATTGTTGGCGTGGCTAGCGGCGGCACCGCGACTGCGATTATCCTCTACGAGGCGGCGCTCGGCTTGGGAATCTCACTCGGCCCGTTGCTCGGGGCCTTGCTTGGTGGTTGGCAGTGGCGGGCGCCGTTCTTTGGTACCGCGACCGCCATGGCAGTGGCCTTCATCGCTTGCCTCGTTCTGCTACCCAAGATGGCACCCCCCGCGGTCAAGACCAGGCTGCGCGATCCGCTGCTGGCGCTTGGTCACAAGGGGCTCCGATTCACTGCGGGCAGCGCCCTGTTCTACAACTTCGGTTTCTTCACCATCCTGGCGTTCACCCCATTCATCCTGGGCATGGATGCTTATGGCATTGGCGCCGTGTTTTTCGGCTGGGGAGTCTGCCTGGCAATCACCTCGGTCTTCGTGGCCCCGGTGTTGCAGCGCCGTTTCGGTACTACCCAAGTGGTCTCAGCCACTCTGGTGCTGCTAGCTCTGGTGCTGATCGCGATTGGCTTCGCCGCGGGGCACTCGGTGCCGCTAGTGGTGATCCTGGTGATCTTCTCCGGGGCGTTGCTCGGCATTAACAACACGCTTTACACCGAGCTGGCGATGGGAGTCTCTGACGCACCCCGCCCGGTGGCGAGCGCCGGATACAATTTCGTGCGCTGGATGGGCGGGGCGCTGGCGCCCTTCATCGCGGCCCAACTGGGTGAGCACTTCGGTGAACAGGTGCCGTTCTTCGTTGCCGCGGTCGCCATCGTGATCGGCATCGCCGTGGTGGTGCTGGGCCGTAAGCACCTTGCCGGTGTGGCTAGCGAGCACTGA
- a CDS encoding MarR family winged helix-turn-helix transcriptional regulator, with amino-acid sequence MSTENIDLLELAADFRSSLRQTVFLTRQLDAEAELSAAQLSVLTMLSNGGLRVSVIAANLGVKVPSATEAIKRLEADGLLSRSADPEDSRAVVVSLSESGRRIAEINNARRNHLMAELLGRLSAAEQQSLRAAIPAIAKLNGSFNQNNISTQGN; translated from the coding sequence GTGAGTACAGAAAATATTGATCTTCTTGAGTTAGCAGCCGATTTTCGAAGTTCGCTACGTCAGACAGTGTTCCTCACCAGGCAGCTGGACGCTGAAGCCGAACTTTCAGCCGCTCAACTCAGCGTGTTGACCATGCTCTCCAATGGCGGCCTTCGGGTCAGCGTGATTGCCGCTAATCTTGGCGTCAAAGTGCCAAGTGCAACCGAAGCCATTAAGCGGCTGGAAGCTGACGGTCTGCTGAGCAGGAGCGCCGATCCTGAGGACTCTCGGGCTGTCGTGGTCAGTCTCAGCGAGAGCGGTCGGCGCATTGCTGAGATAAATAATGCGCGTCGAAATCACTTAATGGCAGAACTGCTCGGTCGCTTGAGCGCCGCGGAGCAGCAGAGCCTGCGCGCCGCCATTCCGGCGATCGCGAAACTCAACGGCAGTTTCAACCAAAACAACATTTCTACACAGGGAAACTAG
- a CDS encoding TetR family transcriptional regulator, with product MSSTKQHGPPAEDLNTPAKIRAAAIKCFVETGFQKTSIRSIASAAGVSPGLVIHHFGSKDGLRQSCDDYILKSTFARANDESSPQGFRTVLQQHLDNPGDFDLEIGYLRRAVSENSPVGHKFIALVIEETETIVRAGIADGSMNPSSDPRALAVFVAMSSVTLLTMSEYINKALGVEEFNQALTGRMAIPALELFTHGLYTDDSYLKAAQEVLANQNTEGARQ from the coding sequence ATGAGTTCAACTAAGCAGCACGGGCCGCCGGCCGAAGACCTGAACACGCCGGCTAAGATCCGAGCGGCAGCGATCAAATGTTTCGTGGAAACCGGTTTCCAAAAAACCAGTATTCGCAGCATCGCCAGCGCCGCAGGAGTGAGCCCCGGTCTGGTCATTCACCACTTCGGCAGCAAGGATGGCTTGCGTCAGAGTTGCGATGATTACATCCTCAAAAGCACCTTCGCCCGCGCCAATGATGAATCCAGCCCGCAGGGCTTTCGCACCGTATTGCAGCAGCACCTCGACAATCCTGGCGACTTCGACCTGGAAATTGGCTACCTGCGCCGCGCGGTCTCGGAGAACTCCCCGGTCGGGCACAAGTTCATTGCTCTAGTGATCGAGGAAACCGAGACCATTGTGCGCGCCGGGATAGCCGACGGCAGCATGAATCCCTCCTCGGACCCGCGCGCCCTGGCAGTCTTCGTGGCCATGAGCAGCGTCACCTTGCTCACCATGAGCGAATACATCAATAAGGCACTCGGCGTGGAGGAATTCAACCAAGCCCTCACCGGCCGAATGGCCATTCCGGCGCTCGAACTCTTCACCCACGGTCTCTACACCGACGACAGCTATCTCAAGGCAGCACAGGAAGTGCTCGCCAACCAAAACACAGAAGGAGCAAGGCAATGA
- a CDS encoding ABC transporter ATP-binding protein, whose product MSQLSTDEVSETPSKSLDNAIEAHQITKKYGITLALKGVSFSMPRGSVFGVIGPNGAGKTTTMRTLLDIIRPTSGHASVLGVDPRKAGPELRRRIGFLPGELILDGRSTGRKLLQHYADISGPVTKGRIEELAERLGLDLSRPVRKLSKGNKQKLGIVQAFMHKPDLLVLDEPTSGLDPLMQQVFLDLVAEARAAGQSVFLSSHVISEIQQAADEVAILRDGKIVTISSVDKLRDSAIRHLRLVASGISVAELRQRLDSLDGLDNLTVSSSGEDVEATATLEGSIPPLVQALSTLSLSDLVLEEPDLEESVLKLYSSPSKEAAL is encoded by the coding sequence ATGAGCCAGCTCTCCACCGACGAGGTCAGCGAAACCCCCAGCAAAAGCCTCGACAACGCCATTGAGGCTCACCAGATCACCAAAAAATATGGCATCACCCTGGCCCTCAAGGGCGTTAGCTTCAGCATGCCGCGCGGCTCGGTTTTCGGCGTGATCGGCCCAAACGGTGCCGGTAAAACCACCACCATGCGCACCTTGCTGGATATTATCCGGCCAACCTCCGGCCACGCCAGCGTGCTCGGCGTCGACCCGAGAAAAGCCGGCCCAGAATTACGACGCCGAATCGGCTTCCTGCCCGGTGAATTGATTCTTGATGGCCGCAGCACCGGTCGGAAGCTTCTCCAGCACTATGCGGATATCTCCGGGCCAGTGACAAAGGGCAGGATCGAGGAGCTCGCCGAGCGACTCGGCCTCGACCTGAGCCGCCCAGTCCGCAAACTCTCCAAAGGTAATAAGCAAAAGCTCGGCATCGTGCAGGCCTTTATGCATAAGCCGGACCTCTTGGTGCTCGACGAGCCAACTAGCGGCCTGGATCCGCTCATGCAGCAGGTCTTCCTCGACCTGGTCGCCGAAGCCCGCGCGGCCGGGCAGAGCGTCTTCCTCTCTTCGCATGTGATCAGCGAAATTCAACAGGCAGCCGATGAAGTGGCGATCCTCAGAGACGGCAAAATCGTCACCATCTCGAGCGTGGACAAGCTTCGAGATTCCGCCATCCGACACCTTCGTTTGGTGGCTAGCGGCATTTCGGTTGCCGAACTCAGGCAACGACTGGACTCCCTTGACGGACTGGACAACCTCACCGTGAGCAGCTCGGGCGAGGACGTTGAAGCCACCGCAACCTTGGAAGGCAGCATCCCTCCCTTGGTTCAAGCACTTTCCACACTCTCCCTGAGCGATCTGGTTCTTGAGGAACCGGATCTCGAAGAATCGGTGCTCAAACTCTATTCCTCACCCTCGAAAGAAGCAGCACTATGA